Proteins encoded within one genomic window of Patescibacteria group bacterium:
- a CDS encoding myxococcus cysteine-rich repeat containing protein, producing MQKKANKVIISLLLAIFCLFLFLPWHSILAQDLGGGEVVYGPENNPNPITPATPAGAAVMVTDIINNTAANIKEVITSIRQKIVQELEASLKFSLVSSLDQMSRMFAHEVALKVAQGRDGLRSFKDARTWEQIWTDTWQSGAGEFIGTFSEDFFGDSSILCNPNPYVRFFITISLFETEVPTPKCDWREIQEAYTGLAEQSPKEWLSRLQSSFEPNQSDAGAFLIALDELEKEKNKKIEANFTPLSVDFSGRYLDNTNAGKFLTESRKDLEWFVQTSFVDMPRDIAVGKSLTAITVGSILAPAIQQFSQTYISEVMKTALKDLWGLKDPCDIKDKKGQAVISWCDDDGAHEQGPPGGTGTGYAGSYNQTEQEAQNTLSSLLVTKVRLGGEYDIVSELAACPNQYPNLNNCTINQGFADAIFQEMTLQSAVDQGLVDGNWAFGYSSPQTGLEPGPDDGISQSNIKKLRKYRIVPTGWELAANLIKQISEEQKSNNTKSLRSLMEDFYKTGPNKICDGFADDGSLVDSEESPFCGLVDPEWVLKAPQQKCTALAYGPIHITGGMRQEDCANTVDCILENDDGSCRSWGQCTRERNIWWFDGDSCPAQYDSCQEFARTSDSQKFSYLKNSLQYTQCNSANAGCKWYAVQKDGDNWQKSSGIYFDRDVEECNESNAGCNAVIRSYSGSGTNLVVNGSFSDYYIANDGDEKNYHFYDWTYNGSGKLVPEEGDVASKGSVIIPAGGRIEQSVDAGYYLGGRTFIMAFDGQNCGSNTAIQFAAVNTTLGAIAADADLTQWNSYSITYTFPANTSAHVMDFKFLSVSDSCHFDNIQIEEGKISSGYREYGNNNIAYLKIAPEYLNCDGSATEPGECDNYAPTCSADDVGCQNYTDLSDSTVIPGVVTDEDYCPAECADYKTYKQTASNFFKEKFPVYFIASTATSCSAKQSGCEEFTNLDNLAAGGEQREDYSFLRRCQKPAPFSGDCESYYTWEGSEATGYQLKLYTLKGDPTGTAGSRSPFTITVVDHPVDCQAYYGKQPGDENYDAFISGNCKEFYDQKGQLYYRLLADTVLCTSDCHPYRLTTVQNGVDFFDKADCVASGGLVTQCEYNGADGAINTTSCIAQGGIHYNGICYNLNSASACTSVGGNRFEDYASQCRYLATASGSVKCSAPGCQAYKGNFAGNKRLVFEDGFDGAQVNDQLVDKWSGGIVVSEAYSVGYHSYRNLDLSSAEVTRSLEVKNTDGNVIDYEARQGQFYTLSFWAKSMQENSQIKIYLSGVIGSDQENDPWSYFDYGSDDAGAGYQATVFGNEWRYYQLGPVFVDWSANNASLVFEKINSNFYIDNVKLEEVKDTAYLIRNSWKTPTACDQNHSGAAAPQYMLGCKAYQDSNNALQYFKSFTRLCEQSVIGCEAVIKTYNSSLPYQQVFNRTCSLDAACSPWEGDTSCPCSISRDGGTVEVCKVASGATNCLYTYTEPSAMMTSGGAAEVNVAHDKFIFVVNKSQYSCTADDRGCSVVAEPEVGQDDQLIMDGSGIKIKETKYFRNNPDKYDTDLCTADAFGCDEFSAAVEGLNPIYFKDPRDKLCEYKQHPTYGSYGWYKKGTNEACPESAYEIATTCHYDAILGGWKKNLTDDEVCEYKNSAWYNKDTDTLCVYNTTTLATKVGDCVAPTTTLGWAKQCPSKYTSCTKFVDPVGSSQQDNNVYYYLDNNNLNRNECSAGSSQREGCVLFNNYNTIDWKSAEKNLSWTPPLNKSAAATYQKSDEEANGRKVSPVNCANEATAGNDWKYCGENEANDLIKVRRDRVCAEWIDCESTYETFDNETGKFVPICLKTMPCTQKDPGEGESGVLKCRSQEAIKPQYGATFMLWAPGQNCGNGSVNTGEECDDGNNTDGDGCTSDCKKEPVVFRPLSKSEGMASAYSVNGPLDINKYLNRSLKWDGYEYSGYSIADLRPAWSLHQIAKGTCKNDPNKVCYFSKDCGGAECVFGSDYELAYVDIDINGNTNIYGVDAGGVKINKECRGYPDQAAPFRKGLADNSAFNKANLCSITGDCDCSYIKWDVNDAATAFLPIDYTPKEVNGGVYDRICTQAVKDGPKVVGDPCRVDSDCMSPEDEPDYVSSDSGTSYLPYVDPVNGGQTAPATPSPYDVCKRPTKELKYLGWKGYCLEKIKNVAINGAANEHPCLTWMPIDLLQGEADSYSNMPTAEADIANNQHYYCLAADGNAPYVKNIINNYGSSYSNLKNCATGYSSPDCAFAWYGTEISGNTFSPTKTLPEARIVTDITNGSSLKIEVQPTSEQGSTFMEWQPTDTQAFNKNDVKAMSFEIIDAVESCQDSTTKSWPQDILTGEQGTGGCVGRKVVFFNDINDRTTFYRQKADGVNLYGRGVRASAAMTYNYPNKIIKTQNASLEYYWDQHESTLPEDQEPEILPNRSFHVYHYAKFQTGNNYSEVWIYTTSIFRNDAECPGWNIFDPLFKIGCHHGPSGQIQVWWDKNGYLSRIILIAEIHDNNAYYQVKPLVYFKENCRELVRVTPDTAQASSVKMTSVWTDRIWQESKANFKVKDLKYGLSGNRTEPFGRSYYTSGIIPAEQEYNIEDGNTIDAGMPYGGALSTGNKVSSYCLGGGSKNGDVCLTSDDCTNSSWIGICIGAKPRVTGENYVEGTLATAKDRLSDIFARSYGVFYEQRDNDQFGEWIEGNNSTNGWDKRREYGHGDAPIIRGVLLSDTEQSSGNFAIIGDGDEGSSADNWISVNYSQNSNLISRGQYWAFINFYAYNKSGEHMPLRQIKVDWKGNGSDIYALNEDDAIAYANYKPHCAGDSDAADNFGDVLGVSCKENFFSFEHIYTYDPTDYTTFKSSCTDGSGQKYIVDDSVFGTYSGPCNVYKPKAQVTDNWGICGDGCGSGACLDSECALNHGWAAYPKNIIVLPPQK from the coding sequence ATGCAAAAAAAGGCGAACAAAGTAATTATTAGCTTATTGCTAGCGATTTTTTGTTTGTTTTTATTTTTACCTTGGCATAGTATTTTAGCGCAAGATTTGGGTGGAGGAGAGGTTGTTTATGGACCGGAAAATAATCCTAACCCCATAACTCCGGCAACACCGGCTGGTGCCGCAGTCATGGTTACTGATATTATTAACAATACGGCAGCGAATATTAAAGAGGTAATAACTTCAATAAGGCAAAAGATAGTGCAAGAATTGGAAGCTTCTTTGAAGTTTTCGTTGGTCAGTTCACTGGATCAAATGTCGCGGATGTTTGCTCACGAAGTAGCGCTTAAAGTTGCTCAGGGTCGCGACGGACTTCGGTCTTTCAAAGATGCCAGAACTTGGGAGCAAATCTGGACCGACACTTGGCAGTCGGGAGCCGGTGAATTTATCGGCACTTTTTCCGAAGACTTTTTTGGCGATTCCTCGATATTATGTAATCCCAATCCTTACGTCAGATTTTTTATTACTATTTCTTTGTTTGAAACAGAAGTACCTACGCCAAAATGCGACTGGCGTGAAATTCAAGAAGCCTATACCGGTCTTGCCGAACAAAGCCCGAAAGAGTGGTTGTCGCGTTTACAGTCTTCTTTCGAACCGAATCAGAGCGATGCCGGCGCTTTTTTGATCGCTCTTGATGAGCTGGAAAAGGAAAAAAATAAAAAAATTGAAGCTAATTTTACTCCGCTGTCAGTGGATTTTTCCGGTCGCTATCTGGATAACACTAACGCCGGAAAATTTTTGACAGAAAGCAGAAAAGATCTGGAGTGGTTTGTCCAGACGTCTTTTGTCGACATGCCTAGGGATATAGCGGTTGGTAAAAGCCTTACCGCTATTACGGTTGGTTCGATTCTTGCTCCCGCCATTCAGCAGTTTTCTCAAACCTATATATCCGAAGTGATGAAAACAGCCCTCAAAGATTTATGGGGACTGAAAGATCCTTGTGATATAAAAGATAAAAAAGGTCAGGCGGTGATTTCTTGGTGCGACGACGATGGCGCTCACGAGCAGGGTCCTCCGGGCGGTACGGGTACCGGTTATGCCGGCAGTTATAATCAGACAGAGCAAGAAGCGCAAAATACGCTATCTTCTCTTTTGGTAACCAAAGTTAGACTGGGCGGTGAATACGATATTGTCAGCGAGCTCGCGGCTTGTCCGAATCAATATCCAAATTTGAATAATTGTACTATTAACCAGGGTTTTGCTGACGCAATTTTTCAAGAAATGACTCTTCAGTCAGCCGTGGATCAGGGGTTGGTGGACGGCAATTGGGCTTTTGGTTATAGCTCCCCGCAGACCGGTCTGGAGCCCGGTCCGGATGACGGTATTTCTCAGAGCAATATCAAAAAATTGCGAAAATATAGAATCGTGCCAACCGGTTGGGAACTGGCGGCAAATTTGATTAAGCAAATTTCAGAAGAGCAAAAATCAAACAATACCAAATCTTTACGTTCACTAATGGAAGATTTTTATAAAACCGGTCCTAATAAAATTTGCGACGGTTTTGCCGATGACGGCAGTTTAGTTGATTCAGAAGAAAGTCCGTTTTGCGGTCTGGTTGACCCGGAATGGGTGCTCAAAGCACCGCAACAAAAATGTACCGCCCTTGCTTACGGACCGATTCATATTACCGGCGGGATGCGTCAGGAAGATTGCGCCAACACGGTAGATTGTATTTTGGAAAACGACGACGGCAGTTGTCGTTCTTGGGGACAATGTACGCGGGAACGCAATATTTGGTGGTTTGACGGTGATAGTTGTCCGGCGCAATATGATAGCTGTCAAGAATTTGCTCGCACCTCTGATAGTCAGAAATTTAGTTATCTTAAAAACAGTTTGCAATATACGCAGTGTAATTCTGCCAACGCCGGTTGCAAATGGTATGCCGTGCAAAAAGACGGTGATAATTGGCAGAAATCATCAGGTATTTATTTCGATCGTGATGTCGAAGAATGTAATGAATCAAATGCCGGTTGTAACGCGGTAATCCGCAGCTATTCCGGATCCGGTACCAACCTGGTAGTCAACGGCAGTTTTAGCGATTATTATATCGCCAATGACGGAGATGAAAAAAATTATCATTTTTACGATTGGACTTATAATGGTAGTGGAAAATTGGTTCCAGAAGAAGGAGACGTGGCATCTAAAGGTTCTGTGATTATTCCTGCTGGCGGTCGGATCGAACAAAGTGTTGATGCCGGATATTACCTTGGCGGCAGGACGTTCATTATGGCTTTTGACGGTCAAAATTGCGGCAGTAACACGGCGATTCAGTTTGCCGCGGTCAATACTACTCTTGGAGCCATTGCCGCTGATGCGGATTTAACGCAGTGGAATTCTTATTCCATTACTTATACTTTCCCGGCAAATACCAGCGCTCACGTCATGGATTTTAAATTTTTATCGGTTTCCGATTCATGCCATTTTGACAATATCCAAATAGAGGAAGGTAAAATCAGCAGTGGTTATCGCGAATATGGTAATAATAATATTGCCTATCTAAAAATAGCTCCGGAATATTTAAACTGTGACGGTAGCGCTACAGAGCCTGGCGAATGCGATAATTACGCCCCGACATGTTCTGCCGATGATGTTGGTTGCCAAAATTATACCGATTTGTCGGACAGTACTGTTATTCCCGGTGTAGTAACCGACGAAGATTATTGTCCTGCTGAGTGCGCTGATTATAAAACCTACAAACAAACAGCTTCCAATTTCTTTAAAGAAAAATTTCCCGTGTATTTTATTGCCAGCACCGCTACCAGCTGTTCGGCAAAACAATCTGGTTGTGAAGAATTTACCAATTTAGACAATTTGGCTGCCGGCGGAGAGCAAAGGGAAGATTATTCATTTTTGCGCCGTTGTCAAAAACCGGCACCATTTAGCGGTGACTGCGAGTCTTATTATACCTGGGAAGGCAGCGAGGCGACCGGTTATCAGTTAAAACTTTATACTCTCAAAGGCGATCCTACCGGCACTGCCGGATCGCGTTCGCCTTTTACCATTACTGTTGTTGATCATCCGGTGGATTGTCAGGCTTATTACGGAAAACAGCCGGGAGATGAAAACTATGATGCTTTTATATCTGGAAACTGCAAAGAATTTTATGACCAAAAAGGACAGCTTTATTATCGGCTTTTAGCAGATACGGTTTTATGTACCAGCGACTGTCATCCTTATCGTTTGACTACGGTACAAAACGGCGTTGATTTCTTTGATAAAGCTGACTGCGTCGCTTCCGGCGGATTGGTAACGCAATGTGAATATAACGGCGCTGACGGCGCTATCAACACCACTTCTTGTATTGCTCAGGGAGGTATTCACTACAACGGTATTTGCTACAATTTAAATAGCGCTAGTGCTTGTACTAGCGTGGGAGGTAATAGATTTGAAGATTATGCCAGCCAATGCCGATATTTGGCAACCGCCAGCGGCAGCGTTAAATGTTCCGCTCCTGGCTGTCAGGCGTATAAAGGTAATTTTGCCGGCAACAAACGTTTGGTTTTTGAGGACGGGTTTGACGGTGCGCAGGTAAATGACCAGTTGGTTGATAAATGGTCTGGCGGTATCGTTGTCAGTGAAGCTTATTCGGTTGGCTATCATTCTTATCGTAATTTGGATTTAAGCAGCGCCGAGGTCACCCGTTCATTAGAAGTAAAAAATACTGACGGTAATGTAATTGATTATGAGGCAAGGCAGGGTCAGTTTTATACTCTGTCTTTTTGGGCAAAATCAATGCAGGAGAACAGTCAAATCAAAATATATCTTTCCGGAGTCATCGGTTCAGATCAAGAAAATGATCCTTGGAGCTATTTTGACTACGGCAGTGATGATGCCGGTGCTGGTTATCAGGCGACTGTTTTTGGTAACGAGTGGCGTTATTACCAGCTTGGTCCGGTGTTTGTTGATTGGTCGGCGAACAACGCTAGTTTGGTTTTTGAAAAAATTAACAGTAATTTTTATATCGACAATGTTAAGCTGGAAGAGGTAAAAGATACGGCTTATTTGATTCGTAATAGCTGGAAAACCCCAACTGCCTGCGATCAAAATCACTCCGGGGCAGCCGCGCCGCAATATATGTTGGGCTGCAAAGCCTATCAGGACAGCAATAACGCTTTGCAATACTTCAAATCATTTACTCGTTTGTGTGAGCAATCGGTAATCGGCTGCGAGGCGGTGATTAAGACCTATAATTCTTCTTTGCCCTATCAACAGGTATTTAATCGTACTTGTTCTCTTGACGCCGCTTGTTCGCCGTGGGAAGGAGATACTAGCTGTCCTTGTTCGATTAGTCGCGACGGTGGTACGGTAGAGGTCTGTAAAGTAGCCTCCGGCGCAACCAATTGCCTTTATACTTATACTGAACCTTCGGCGATGATGACTTCTGGCGGCGCTGCCGAGGTGAATGTGGCGCACGATAAATTTATTTTTGTAGTCAATAAATCTCAGTATTCTTGTACTGCCGACGATCGTGGTTGCAGTGTCGTTGCTGAGCCGGAAGTCGGTCAAGACGATCAGTTGATTATGGATGGTAGTGGAATAAAGATTAAAGAAACAAAATATTTCCGTAACAATCCCGATAAATACGATACTGATCTTTGTACCGCCGATGCTTTTGGTTGCGACGAGTTTAGCGCGGCTGTCGAAGGGTTAAACCCGATTTATTTCAAAGATCCGCGAGACAAGCTGTGTGAGTACAAGCAGCATCCGACTTACGGTTCTTATGGTTGGTATAAAAAAGGCACAAATGAAGCGTGTCCGGAAAGTGCATATGAAATAGCCACAACCTGTCATTATGACGCGATTCTCGGCGGTTGGAAGAAAAATCTGACAGATGATGAAGTTTGTGAGTACAAAAACTCGGCGTGGTATAACAAAGATACCGACACTCTTTGTGTTTATAACACCACTACTCTGGCAACCAAGGTGGGAGATTGTGTTGCGCCGACTACCACTTTAGGTTGGGCAAAACAGTGTCCGAGCAAATACACCAGTTGTACCAAATTTGTCGATCCGGTCGGTAGCTCCCAGCAAGACAATAATGTTTATTATTATTTGGATAATAATAATTTAAACCGTAATGAATGTTCTGCCGGTTCTTCTCAGCGAGAAGGTTGCGTGCTTTTCAATAATTACAACACAATTGACTGGAAATCAGCGGAAAAAAATCTTTCCTGGACGCCGCCGTTAAATAAAAGCGCGGCAGCTACTTATCAAAAAAGTGACGAGGAAGCTAATGGCAGAAAAGTGTCTCCGGTAAACTGCGCTAATGAAGCTACTGCTGGCAACGACTGGAAATATTGCGGAGAAAACGAAGCCAACGATTTAATCAAGGTTCGTCGCGACCGTGTTTGCGCTGAATGGATTGATTGCGAAAGTACTTACGAAACTTTTGACAATGAAACCGGTAAATTCGTGCCGATTTGTCTGAAAACCATGCCTTGCACTCAAAAAGACCCTGGAGAAGGCGAGTCCGGAGTTTTGAAATGTCGCAGTCAAGAAGCGATAAAACCGCAATACGGCGCCACGTTTATGCTTTGGGCTCCAGGTCAAAATTGTGGCAACGGATCTGTAAATACCGGTGAAGAATGCGATGATGGCAATAACACTGATGGTGATGGTTGTACTTCTGATTGTAAAAAAGAACCGGTAGTGTTTCGACCTTTGAGTAAATCCGAAGGTATGGCATCCGCGTACAGCGTTAACGGACCGCTTGATATTAACAAATATCTGAATCGTTCGCTTAAATGGGACGGCTATGAATATTCCGGTTATTCGATCGCTGATTTGCGTCCGGCTTGGTCGCTGCACCAAATCGCCAAAGGAACATGTAAAAACGATCCGAACAAGGTTTGCTATTTTAGCAAGGACTGCGGCGGCGCAGAATGCGTTTTCGGGTCTGATTATGAACTCGCGTATGTTGATATTGATATTAATGGTAATACTAATATTTATGGTGTTGACGCCGGAGGCGTTAAAATAAATAAAGAATGTCGAGGTTATCCTGATCAAGCCGCGCCTTTCCGCAAGGGTTTGGCAGACAATAGCGCTTTTAATAAAGCTAATCTATGTAGCATTACAGGAGACTGTGATTGTAGTTATATTAAATGGGACGTGAATGATGCGGCGACCGCCTTTTTGCCGATTGATTATACTCCAAAAGAAGTTAATGGAGGCGTCTATGATCGGATTTGCACGCAAGCGGTAAAAGATGGTCCTAAAGTTGTTGGCGATCCGTGCCGGGTAGATAGTGACTGCATGTCTCCGGAGGACGAGCCGGATTATGTTAGCTCTGATTCTGGTACTTCCTATCTTCCTTATGTCGATCCGGTTAATGGTGGGCAGACAGCGCCGGCAACCCCCAGCCCGTATGATGTATGTAAAAGACCAACCAAAGAACTAAAATATCTGGGCTGGAAGGGGTATTGTTTGGAAAAAATAAAAAATGTGGCAATTAACGGTGCGGCGAACGAACATCCTTGTTTAACCTGGATGCCGATAGATCTGTTGCAGGGAGAGGCCGATTCGTACAGTAATATGCCGACAGCTGAGGCTGATATTGCTAATAATCAGCATTATTATTGTTTGGCAGCCGACGGTAATGCGCCATATGTCAAAAATATTATCAATAATTATGGCAGCAGTTATAGTAATCTAAAAAATTGTGCCACTGGCTATTCGAGTCCGGATTGTGCTTTTGCCTGGTACGGCACCGAAATAAGCGGAAATACTTTTTCTCCGACTAAAACTCTTCCCGAGGCAAGAATTGTTACCGATATAACGAATGGATCCAGTCTAAAAATAGAAGTGCAGCCAACCAGCGAACAAGGTTCAACCTTTATGGAGTGGCAGCCGACTGATACGCAGGCATTTAATAAAAACGACGTCAAAGCGATGTCTTTCGAGATAATAGATGCTGTTGAGAGCTGCCAGGATTCAACCACTAAATCTTGGCCGCAAGATATTTTGACCGGTGAACAAGGTACTGGCGGTTGTGTTGGAAGAAAAGTAGTATTTTTTAATGATATAAACGATCGCACTACTTTCTATCGTCAAAAGGCTGACGGAGTGAATTTATACGGACGAGGAGTCAGGGCAAGCGCGGCAATGACTTATAACTATCCTAATAAAATAATAAAGACTCAAAACGCATCTTTGGAATATTATTGGGATCAGCACGAGTCTACTCTTCCCGAGGATCAAGAGCCGGAAATTTTGCCCAACAGGTCGTTTCATGTTTATCATTATGCCAAGTTTCAAACCGGTAATAACTATAGCGAGGTCTGGATTTACACAACTAGTATATTTAGGAACGATGCGGAGTGTCCCGGATGGAATATTTTTGATCCTCTTTTCAAGATCGGTTGTCACCACGGACCATCCGGACAAATACAAGTTTGGTGGGATAAAAACGGTTATTTAAGTCGAATCATATTGATTGCGGAAATACATGATAACAACGCTTATTATCAAGTGAAGCCATTAGTGTATTTCAAAGAAAACTGTCGTGAGCTGGTAAGAGTCACTCCTGACACTGCCCAGGCATCGTCGGTAAAAATGACATCTGTTTGGACTGATAGAATTTGGCAAGAATCAAAAGCTAATTTCAAAGTTAAAGATTTGAAATACGGTCTTAGCGGCAATCGTACCGAACCGTTTGGTCGTTCTTACTATACTTCGGGTATTATCCCCGCAGAACAGGAATACAATATCGAAGATGGTAATACAATAGATGCCGGTATGCCGTATGGCGGAGCGTTATCCACCGGCAATAAGGTGTCGTCTTATTGTTTGGGCGGCGGTTCGAAAAACGGAGATGTTTGTCTGACATCCGACGACTGCACTAATAGTAGTTGGATTGGTATTTGTATCGGTGCAAAACCGCGGGTAACCGGGGAAAATTACGTCGAGGGCACGCTCGCTACCGCCAAGGATCGTTTATCTGATATTTTCGCGCGTTCATACGGTGTTTTCTATGAGCAGCGCGATAATGATCAGTTTGGTGAATGGATCGAGGGAAACAATAGTACAAATGGTTGGGATAAACGCAGGGAATACGGTCATGGTGACGCGCCGATAATTCGTGGCGTGTTGTTATCTGACACAGAACAGTCAAGCGGTAATTTTGCTATTATCGGCGACGGTGACGAAGGTAGCAGTGCCGATAACTGGATCAGTGTTAACTATTCTCAGAATTCCAACCTGATATCCAGAGGTCAGTATTGGGCGTTTATCAATTTTTACGCTTATAACAAAAGCGGCGAGCATATGCCGCTACGACAGATTAAAGTTGATTGGAAGGGTAACGGCAGCGATATCTATGCTTTGAATGAAGACGATGCCATAGCTTATGCTAATTATAAACCGCATTGTGCTGGCGACTCTGATGCAGCGGATAATTTTGGTGATGTTTTGGGCGTATCGTGTAAAGAAAACTTTTTCTCTTTTGAACATATTTATACTTATGATCCGACTGACTATACCACCTTTAAATCAAGCTGTACTGATGGTTCCGGTCAAAAATACATAGTCGACGATTCGGTTTTCGGCACTTATTCCGGTCCGTGCAATGTTTATAAGCCAAAAGCCCAGGTAACCGACAACTGGGGAATTTGCGGTGATGGTTGCGGTAGCGGAGCGTGTTTGGATAGCGAATGTGCGCTCAATCATGGCTGGGCGGCTTATCCGAAAAATATTATAGTTTTACCGCCACAAAAATAA